One window of Triticum dicoccoides isolate Atlit2015 ecotype Zavitan chromosome 5A, WEW_v2.0, whole genome shotgun sequence genomic DNA carries:
- the LOC119297950 gene encoding acyl-coenzyme A thioesterase 13-like, with the protein MAKLEGGSKDVDEAMERWHNRSLGHRLYDAFTVAGLRVETIEPGRLLCSFMVPPRLTSSASNRMHGGAVASLVDLVGSAVFFAGGSPVTGVSLDITVSYLGAARANEEIEIEARVLGIGDKTGCVTVEVRRKDTGQVLAHGRHTKYLANVSSKL; encoded by the exons ATGGCGAAGCTCGAAGGCGGCAGCAAGGATGTTGACGAAGCCATGGAGAGGTGGCACAACCGTTCCTTGGGCCACCGGCTGTACGACGCCTTCACCGTAGCCGGCCTCCGCGTGGAGACCATCGAACCCGGCCGCCTCCTCTGCTCCTTCATGGTCCCTCCTCGCCTCACGTCG AGCGCCAGCAACCGCATGCATGGAGGCGCGGTGGCGTCGCTGGTGGACCTGGTGGGGTCTGCTGTGTTCTTCGCCGGCGGCTCGCCGGTGACGGGGGTCTCACTGGATATCACCGTCTCCTACCTGGGCGCTGCCCGTGCAAAC GAGGAGATCGAGATCGAGGCTCGGGTGCTCGGCATCGGCGACAAGACGGGGTGCGTGACCGTGGAGGTGAGGAGGAAGGACACCGGCCAGGTGCTCGCGCACGGCCGCCACACCAAGTATCTCGCCAACGTCTCCAGTAAACTGTGA